A window from Numida meleagris isolate 19003 breed g44 Domestic line chromosome 21, NumMel1.0, whole genome shotgun sequence encodes these proteins:
- the ADAM28 gene encoding disintegrin and metalloproteinase domain-containing protein 28 isoform X2 yields MNNVIPIFVALLCSLPQGSARKKLPGVEQYEIVYPRKLHTVHKRDVERSKGETKYDDTMEYGIKANGEEVILHLQKNKHLLTGDYTETVYSDDGQQITTSPQIKDHCYYEGYVQDEADSVASISACKGLSGYFETRGQKYLIEPLGTSDRDKHAVYEFVEDKSIKTCGVINSSWEVNASNPINNIFKSSNSPEMKAYLKAKKYLEVYVVADNTMYKKYNKDIKTVRERIFGIVNFINTVYKAINIYVALIGLEIWTDKDKCSLSPIAGSTLDNFSKWRNSDLLKRKRNDNAQLITGHDLQGTTIGLAFIKSICSDVYSAGIIQDHSRNEIAVGATMAHEMGHNLGMSHDTKDCTCHSQVCVMTDTVSSIIPKKFSSCSLQDFEKYMLNDMPKCLTNIPDINAIIAPSSCGNGFVEKGEECDCGTSEECTNACCDPETCKLTAGSMCAHGECCEDCQYKRAGAVCREAKDDCDLPEMCTGYSGNCPSDRFRMNGHPCNNGEGFCYMGNCPTRESQCRAAFGPQATEGAASCYRMNEKGLYYGYCRKERGSHVPCKKKDIMCGKLFCSGGREMPTYGSLVTFESCKASFPRNGDADLGMILNGTKCGDGMVCSNGECVYAEDVFRSSDCSAKCPGHAVCDHELQCQCEEGWAPPNCDSSSAVTSFAIVAGVLVVLTVIVIAAVLLFRFRVFKKSSRTRRGPGATNQVFVDQEQRQREHPGFAVPTQKINDKKLLLPVPPLQENKPQLRSPVIRPKGPPPPVPCTKPAFSHTQDMFAPEKKPACLPVPKGKPLPPPKALKPPVNPRV; encoded by the exons ACAAAATATGACGATACAATGGAGTATGGAATCAAAGCCAACGGAGAGGAAGTCATATTGCacctacagaaaaataa GCATCTGTTAACTGGGGACTATACTGAAACAGTGTATTCAGATGATGGGCAGCAGATAACCACGAGTCCTCAAATCAAG GATCACTGCTACTATGAAGGTTACGTTCAGGATGAGGCTGACTCGGTAGCAAGTATCAGTGCCTGCAAAGGCTTAAG TGGGTATTTTGAGACCCGTGGGCAGAAGTACCTTATTGAACCCTTGGGAACGTCGGACAGAGACAAACACGCGGTCTACGAGTTCGTGGAAGATAAGTCCATCAAAACCTGTGGAGTAATCAATAGCAGCTGGGAAGTGAACGCAAGCAATCCCATCAATAACATCTTCAAATCCAGCAACAGCCCAGAA ATGAAGGCGTAtctaaaggcaaaaaaataccTGGAAGTTTACGTAGTTGCAGACAATACTATG tACAAGAAGTACAACAAAGACATTAAGACTGTAAGAGAAAGGATATTTGGAATAGTCAACTTCATCAACACG gtTTATAAGGCCATCAATATTTACGTGGCTCTAATTGGCCTCGAAATCTGGACGGACAAGGATAAATGCTCCTTGAGTCCTATTGCAGGATCGACCCTGGACAACTTCTCAAAGTGGCGGAACTCAGATttattaaagaggaaaagaaacgATAATGCTCAGCTAATTAC AGGCCACGACTTGCAGGGAACAACGATTGGATTAGCTTTTATAAAATCCATATGCAGTGATGTATATTCCGCAGGTATTATCCAG GATCATAGCAGAAATGAGATTGCAGTTGGAGCTACCATGGCACATGAGATGGGACACAACCTTGGCATGAGTCATGACACCAAAGACTGCACGTGTCACTCTCAAGTTTGTGTCATGACAGATACTGTTAG TTCTATCATCCCTAAGAaattcagctcctgcagcctccaAGATTTCGAGAAATACATGTTGAATGACATGCCAAAATGCCTAACTAACATCCCAGATATAAATGCCATCATAGCACCTTCATCCTGTGGCAATGGCTTtgtggaaaaaggagaggaatgcGACTGTGGTACTTCAGAG GAGTGCACAAACGCCTGCTGTGACCCGGAGACATGCAAGCTGACAGCTGGCTCCATGTGTGCACATGGAGAGTGCTGCGAGGACTGCCAG TACAaaagagcaggagctgtgtgcCGGGAAGCCAAGGATGACTGTGACCTGCCTGAGATGTGCACTGGTTACTCTGGGAATTGCCCATCGGATCGATTCCGTATGAATGGACATCCTTGCAACAACGGTGAAGGCTTTTGCTACATGGGAAACTGTCCCACACGAGAAAGccagtgcagagctgcttttgGACCAC AGGCTACTGAAGGGGCAGCGTCCTGTTACCGGATGAATGAGAAGGGGTTGTATTATGGatactgcagaaaagaaagaggcagTCACGTCCCGTGTAAAAAGAA agatATCATGTGTGGGAAGTTGTTCTGCTCTGGGGGGCGGGAGATGCCCACCTATGGCAGCCTGGTGACCTTCGAGTCCTGCAAAGCAAGCTTTCCTAGGAATGGAGACGCAGATTTAGGGATGATCCTCAATGGAACCAAGTGTGGGGATGGCATG GTATGCAGCAATGGAGAATGTGTCTACGCTGAAGATGTCTTTAGATCAAGCGACTGCTCTGCCAAGTGTCCTGGACACGCT GTTTGTGACCACGAGTTGCAATGCCAGTGTGAAGAAGGATGGGCACCACCGAACTGTGACAGCTCGTCAGCAGTCACCA GTTTTGCTATTGTTGCTGGTGTGCTGGTTGTCCTCACTGTGATCGTAATTGCAGCAGTATTGCTTTTCCGCTTCCGAGTATTCAAGAAGAG CAGCCGTACGAGAAGGGGACCTGGAGCCACCAATCAAGTCTTTGTGGACCAAGAACAAAGACAAAGAGAGCACCCTGGCTTTGCAGTACCTACACAGAAG ATTAATGATAAGAAGCTTCTCCTTCCTGTACCTCCACTACAGGAGAACAAACCACAGCTTCGGAGC CCCGTCATAAGGCCAAAGGGTCCCCCACCTCCTGTCCCTTGCACCAAACCAGCCTTCTCTCACACACAAGACATGTTT GCACCAGAGAAAAAACCTGCTTGTCTCCCAGTTCCCAAAGGCAAACCTCTACCTCCACCAAAG GCTTTGAAACCTCCCGTGAACCCCAGGGTATGA
- the ADAM28 gene encoding disintegrin and metalloproteinase domain-containing protein 28 isoform X1, with protein MNNVIPIFVALLCSLPQGSARKKLPGVEQYEIVYPRKLHTVHKRDVERSKGETKYDDTMEYGIKANGEEVILHLQKNKHLLTGDYTETVYSDDGQQITTSPQIKDHCYYEGYVQDEADSVASISACKGLSGYFETRGQKYLIEPLGTSDRDKHAVYEFVEDKSIKTCGVINSSWEVNASNPINNIFKSSNSPEMKAYLKAKKYLEVYVVADNTMYKKYNKDIKTVRERIFGIVNFINTVYKAINIYVALIGLEIWTDKDKCSLSPIAGSTLDNFSKWRNSDLLKRKRNDNAQLITGHDLQGTTIGLAFIKSICSDVYSAGIIQDHSRNEIAVGATMAHEMGHNLGMSHDTKDCTCHSQVCVMTDTVSSSIIPKKFSSCSLQDFEKYMLNDMPKCLTNIPDINAIIAPSSCGNGFVEKGEECDCGTSEECTNACCDPETCKLTAGSMCAHGECCEDCQYKRAGAVCREAKDDCDLPEMCTGYSGNCPSDRFRMNGHPCNNGEGFCYMGNCPTRESQCRAAFGPQATEGAASCYRMNEKGLYYGYCRKERGSHVPCKKKDIMCGKLFCSGGREMPTYGSLVTFESCKASFPRNGDADLGMILNGTKCGDGMVCSNGECVYAEDVFRSSDCSAKCPGHAVCDHELQCQCEEGWAPPNCDSSSAVTSFAIVAGVLVVLTVIVIAAVLLFRFRVFKKSSRTRRGPGATNQVFVDQEQRQREHPGFAVPTQKINDKKLLLPVPPLQENKPQLRSPVIRPKGPPPPVPCTKPAFSHTQDMFAPEKKPACLPVPKGKPLPPPKALKPPVNPRV; from the exons ACAAAATATGACGATACAATGGAGTATGGAATCAAAGCCAACGGAGAGGAAGTCATATTGCacctacagaaaaataa GCATCTGTTAACTGGGGACTATACTGAAACAGTGTATTCAGATGATGGGCAGCAGATAACCACGAGTCCTCAAATCAAG GATCACTGCTACTATGAAGGTTACGTTCAGGATGAGGCTGACTCGGTAGCAAGTATCAGTGCCTGCAAAGGCTTAAG TGGGTATTTTGAGACCCGTGGGCAGAAGTACCTTATTGAACCCTTGGGAACGTCGGACAGAGACAAACACGCGGTCTACGAGTTCGTGGAAGATAAGTCCATCAAAACCTGTGGAGTAATCAATAGCAGCTGGGAAGTGAACGCAAGCAATCCCATCAATAACATCTTCAAATCCAGCAACAGCCCAGAA ATGAAGGCGTAtctaaaggcaaaaaaataccTGGAAGTTTACGTAGTTGCAGACAATACTATG tACAAGAAGTACAACAAAGACATTAAGACTGTAAGAGAAAGGATATTTGGAATAGTCAACTTCATCAACACG gtTTATAAGGCCATCAATATTTACGTGGCTCTAATTGGCCTCGAAATCTGGACGGACAAGGATAAATGCTCCTTGAGTCCTATTGCAGGATCGACCCTGGACAACTTCTCAAAGTGGCGGAACTCAGATttattaaagaggaaaagaaacgATAATGCTCAGCTAATTAC AGGCCACGACTTGCAGGGAACAACGATTGGATTAGCTTTTATAAAATCCATATGCAGTGATGTATATTCCGCAGGTATTATCCAG GATCATAGCAGAAATGAGATTGCAGTTGGAGCTACCATGGCACATGAGATGGGACACAACCTTGGCATGAGTCATGACACCAAAGACTGCACGTGTCACTCTCAAGTTTGTGTCATGACAGATACTGTTAG CAGTTCTATCATCCCTAAGAaattcagctcctgcagcctccaAGATTTCGAGAAATACATGTTGAATGACATGCCAAAATGCCTAACTAACATCCCAGATATAAATGCCATCATAGCACCTTCATCCTGTGGCAATGGCTTtgtggaaaaaggagaggaatgcGACTGTGGTACTTCAGAG GAGTGCACAAACGCCTGCTGTGACCCGGAGACATGCAAGCTGACAGCTGGCTCCATGTGTGCACATGGAGAGTGCTGCGAGGACTGCCAG TACAaaagagcaggagctgtgtgcCGGGAAGCCAAGGATGACTGTGACCTGCCTGAGATGTGCACTGGTTACTCTGGGAATTGCCCATCGGATCGATTCCGTATGAATGGACATCCTTGCAACAACGGTGAAGGCTTTTGCTACATGGGAAACTGTCCCACACGAGAAAGccagtgcagagctgcttttgGACCAC AGGCTACTGAAGGGGCAGCGTCCTGTTACCGGATGAATGAGAAGGGGTTGTATTATGGatactgcagaaaagaaagaggcagTCACGTCCCGTGTAAAAAGAA agatATCATGTGTGGGAAGTTGTTCTGCTCTGGGGGGCGGGAGATGCCCACCTATGGCAGCCTGGTGACCTTCGAGTCCTGCAAAGCAAGCTTTCCTAGGAATGGAGACGCAGATTTAGGGATGATCCTCAATGGAACCAAGTGTGGGGATGGCATG GTATGCAGCAATGGAGAATGTGTCTACGCTGAAGATGTCTTTAGATCAAGCGACTGCTCTGCCAAGTGTCCTGGACACGCT GTTTGTGACCACGAGTTGCAATGCCAGTGTGAAGAAGGATGGGCACCACCGAACTGTGACAGCTCGTCAGCAGTCACCA GTTTTGCTATTGTTGCTGGTGTGCTGGTTGTCCTCACTGTGATCGTAATTGCAGCAGTATTGCTTTTCCGCTTCCGAGTATTCAAGAAGAG CAGCCGTACGAGAAGGGGACCTGGAGCCACCAATCAAGTCTTTGTGGACCAAGAACAAAGACAAAGAGAGCACCCTGGCTTTGCAGTACCTACACAGAAG ATTAATGATAAGAAGCTTCTCCTTCCTGTACCTCCACTACAGGAGAACAAACCACAGCTTCGGAGC CCCGTCATAAGGCCAAAGGGTCCCCCACCTCCTGTCCCTTGCACCAAACCAGCCTTCTCTCACACACAAGACATGTTT GCACCAGAGAAAAAACCTGCTTGTCTCCCAGTTCCCAAAGGCAAACCTCTACCTCCACCAAAG GCTTTGAAACCTCCCGTGAACCCCAGGGTATGA
- the ADAM28 gene encoding disintegrin and metalloproteinase domain-containing protein 28 isoform X3, with protein MNNVIPIFVALLCSLPQGSARKKLPGVEQYEIVYPRKLHTVHKRDVERSKGETKYDDTMEYGIKANGEEVILHLQKNKHLLTGDYTETVYSDDGQQITTSPQIKDHCYYEGYVQDEADSVASISACKGLSGYFETRGQKYLIEPLGTSDRDKHAVYEFVEDKSIKTCGVINSSWEVNASNPINNIFKSSNSPEMKAYLKAKKYLEVYVVADNTMYKKYNKDIKTVRERIFGIVNFINTVYKAINIYVALIGLEIWTDKDKCSLSPIAGSTLDNFSKWRNSDLLKRKRNDNAQLITGHDLQGTTIGLAFIKSICSDVYSAGIIQDHSRNEIAVGATMAHEMGHNLGMSHDTKDCTCHSQVCVMTDTVSSSIIPKKFSSCSLQDFEKYMLNDMPKCLTNIPDINAIIAPSSCGNGFVEKGEECDCGTSEECTNACCDPETCKLTAGSMCAHGECCEDCQYKRAGAVCREAKDDCDLPEMCTGYSGNCPSDRFRMNGHPCNNGEGFCYMGNCPTRESQCRAAFGPQATEGAASCYRMNEKGLYYGYCRKERGSHVPCKKKDIMCGKLFCSGGREMPTYGSLVTFESCKASFPRNGDADLGMILNGTKCGDGMVCSNGECVYAEDVFRSSDCSAKCPGHAVCDHELQCQCEEGWAPPNCDSSSAVTSFAIVAGVLVVLTVIVIAAVLLFRFRVFKKSRTRRGPGATNQVFVDQEQRQREHPGFAVPTQKINDKKLLLPVPPLQENKPQLRSPVIRPKGPPPPVPCTKPAFSHTQDMFAPEKKPACLPVPKGKPLPPPKALKPPVNPRV; from the exons ACAAAATATGACGATACAATGGAGTATGGAATCAAAGCCAACGGAGAGGAAGTCATATTGCacctacagaaaaataa GCATCTGTTAACTGGGGACTATACTGAAACAGTGTATTCAGATGATGGGCAGCAGATAACCACGAGTCCTCAAATCAAG GATCACTGCTACTATGAAGGTTACGTTCAGGATGAGGCTGACTCGGTAGCAAGTATCAGTGCCTGCAAAGGCTTAAG TGGGTATTTTGAGACCCGTGGGCAGAAGTACCTTATTGAACCCTTGGGAACGTCGGACAGAGACAAACACGCGGTCTACGAGTTCGTGGAAGATAAGTCCATCAAAACCTGTGGAGTAATCAATAGCAGCTGGGAAGTGAACGCAAGCAATCCCATCAATAACATCTTCAAATCCAGCAACAGCCCAGAA ATGAAGGCGTAtctaaaggcaaaaaaataccTGGAAGTTTACGTAGTTGCAGACAATACTATG tACAAGAAGTACAACAAAGACATTAAGACTGTAAGAGAAAGGATATTTGGAATAGTCAACTTCATCAACACG gtTTATAAGGCCATCAATATTTACGTGGCTCTAATTGGCCTCGAAATCTGGACGGACAAGGATAAATGCTCCTTGAGTCCTATTGCAGGATCGACCCTGGACAACTTCTCAAAGTGGCGGAACTCAGATttattaaagaggaaaagaaacgATAATGCTCAGCTAATTAC AGGCCACGACTTGCAGGGAACAACGATTGGATTAGCTTTTATAAAATCCATATGCAGTGATGTATATTCCGCAGGTATTATCCAG GATCATAGCAGAAATGAGATTGCAGTTGGAGCTACCATGGCACATGAGATGGGACACAACCTTGGCATGAGTCATGACACCAAAGACTGCACGTGTCACTCTCAAGTTTGTGTCATGACAGATACTGTTAG CAGTTCTATCATCCCTAAGAaattcagctcctgcagcctccaAGATTTCGAGAAATACATGTTGAATGACATGCCAAAATGCCTAACTAACATCCCAGATATAAATGCCATCATAGCACCTTCATCCTGTGGCAATGGCTTtgtggaaaaaggagaggaatgcGACTGTGGTACTTCAGAG GAGTGCACAAACGCCTGCTGTGACCCGGAGACATGCAAGCTGACAGCTGGCTCCATGTGTGCACATGGAGAGTGCTGCGAGGACTGCCAG TACAaaagagcaggagctgtgtgcCGGGAAGCCAAGGATGACTGTGACCTGCCTGAGATGTGCACTGGTTACTCTGGGAATTGCCCATCGGATCGATTCCGTATGAATGGACATCCTTGCAACAACGGTGAAGGCTTTTGCTACATGGGAAACTGTCCCACACGAGAAAGccagtgcagagctgcttttgGACCAC AGGCTACTGAAGGGGCAGCGTCCTGTTACCGGATGAATGAGAAGGGGTTGTATTATGGatactgcagaaaagaaagaggcagTCACGTCCCGTGTAAAAAGAA agatATCATGTGTGGGAAGTTGTTCTGCTCTGGGGGGCGGGAGATGCCCACCTATGGCAGCCTGGTGACCTTCGAGTCCTGCAAAGCAAGCTTTCCTAGGAATGGAGACGCAGATTTAGGGATGATCCTCAATGGAACCAAGTGTGGGGATGGCATG GTATGCAGCAATGGAGAATGTGTCTACGCTGAAGATGTCTTTAGATCAAGCGACTGCTCTGCCAAGTGTCCTGGACACGCT GTTTGTGACCACGAGTTGCAATGCCAGTGTGAAGAAGGATGGGCACCACCGAACTGTGACAGCTCGTCAGCAGTCACCA GTTTTGCTATTGTTGCTGGTGTGCTGGTTGTCCTCACTGTGATCGTAATTGCAGCAGTATTGCTTTTCCGCTTCCGAGTATTCAAGAAGAG CCGTACGAGAAGGGGACCTGGAGCCACCAATCAAGTCTTTGTGGACCAAGAACAAAGACAAAGAGAGCACCCTGGCTTTGCAGTACCTACACAGAAG ATTAATGATAAGAAGCTTCTCCTTCCTGTACCTCCACTACAGGAGAACAAACCACAGCTTCGGAGC CCCGTCATAAGGCCAAAGGGTCCCCCACCTCCTGTCCCTTGCACCAAACCAGCCTTCTCTCACACACAAGACATGTTT GCACCAGAGAAAAAACCTGCTTGTCTCCCAGTTCCCAAAGGCAAACCTCTACCTCCACCAAAG GCTTTGAAACCTCCCGTGAACCCCAGGGTATGA